In one Conger conger chromosome 5, fConCon1.1, whole genome shotgun sequence genomic region, the following are encoded:
- the tmem181 gene encoding transmembrane protein 181 isoform X1 codes for METDYTGFENPLYSELKYFCKKIQEAYKELKEDLTPYRDDRFYRLAPMRLYTLSKRHFVLVFVVFLICFGLTVFIGIAGPKILYESTYSGTTLLAGNATVKSGPFNLKSPPLTTYHQQVWLTCEIQPDQTNGVEFNQQFEINVGLKGVMQDTSVMQINNNVHQKSRTLHCAQKCDEIIVVHLGYLNYTQYQINVSFKGLENLTFNIKEVNFTWKLYNPSFSQVEIWFRFVFVVLTFMVTCMFAHSLRKFSMRDWGIEQKWMSILLPLLLLYNDPFFPLSFLVNSWFPGMLDALFQAVFLCSLLLFWLCVYHGIRVQGERKCLTFYLPKLVIVGLLWLSAVTLGIWQTVNELHDPTYRYQVDIHNFQGMKTFFLVVACIYVLYLIFLIVRACSELKNMPYSDLRLKFLTALTFVVLIISMAILYLRFGAKVLQDNFVAELSTHYQNSAEFLSFYGLLNFYLYTLAFVYSPSKNALYDSQLKDNPAFSMLNDSDDEVIYGSDYEEMPLQNGRAIKATAKYQDESDSD; via the exons ATGGAGACGGACTACACGGGCTTCGAGAACCCGCTATACAGTGAACTGAAATATTTCTGCAAAAAGATACAGGAGGCTTACAAAGAACTCAAGGAAGACCTAACACCGTATAGAGACGATCGATTCTACAG GCTGGCTCCCATGCGCCTCTACACGCTCTCCAAACGGCATTTCGTCTTGGTGTTTGTAGTTTTCTTAATCTGCTTCGGGCTCACGGTCTTCATCGGAATAGCAG gtCCTAAAATACTCTATGAGTCAACATACAGTGGTACCACGCTGCTGGCTGGGAACGCCACTGTGAAG TCCGGACCGTTCAACTTAAAATCTCCACCGCTGACCACCTACCACCAACAGGTGTGGCTCACCTGTGAGATCCAGCCGGATCAGACCAATG GGGTGGAGTTCAACCAGCAGTTTGAGATCAACGTGGGCCTGAAGGGGGTGATGCAGGACACCAGCGTGATGCAAATCAACAACAACGTGCACCAGAAATCCCGCACCCTGCACTGCGCACAG AAATGCGATGAGATCATCGTGGTGCACCTGGGTTATCTGAACTACACGCAGTATCAGATCAACGTCAGCTTCAAAGGTCTGGAGAACCTCACCTTCAACATCAAGGAGGTCAACTTCACA tGGAAGCTGTACAACCCCTCCTTCTCGCAGGTGGAGATCTGGTTTCGGTTTGTCTTCGTGGTTTTAACCTTCATGGTGACG TGCATGTTTGCTCACTCCCTGCGCAAGTTCTCCATGAGGGACTGGGGCATTGAGCAGAAGTGGATGTCCATCCTATTACCACTGCTCCTGCTCTATAACG ATCCCTTCTTCCCGCTGTCGTTCCTGGTGAACAGCTGGTTCCCGGGAATGCTGGACGCCCTTTTCCAGGCAGTGTTCCTGTGCTCCCTGCTGCTGTTCTGGCTCTGCGTCTACCACGGGATTAGGGTTCAG ggagagagaaagtgcctGACGTTCTACCTGCCCAAGCTGGTTATCGTTGGGCTTCTGTGGCTGTCGGCCGTGACCCTGGGGATCTGGCAGAC agTGAACGAGCTTCATGATCCTACATACCGGTACCAAGTAGATATTCACAATTTTCAG GGAATGAAGACGTTCTTTCTGGTGGTGGCTTGCATTTACGTCCTGTATTTAATATTCCTGATTGTCCGAGCGTGCTCTGAGCTGAAGAACATGCCTTACTCAG atCTACGACTAAAGTTCCTGACAGCTCTGACCTTTGTGGTACTGATAATCAG TATGGCGATACTTTACCTGAGGTTTGGAGCCAAGGTCCTGCAAGACAACTTTGTGGCAGAGCTGTCCACGCACTACCAGAATT CAGCCGAATTTCTCTCCTTCTATGGCCTACTCAACTTCTACCTCTACACTCTCGCTTTTGTGTACTCGCCTTCAAAAAATGCCCTCTATG ACTCACAATTGAAGGACAATCCTGCTTTTTCAATGCTGAACGACTCGGACGATGAAGTCATATACGG GAGTGACTACGAAGAGATGCCTCTACAAAATGGCCGTGCCATCAAAGCGACAGCCAAGTACCAGGATGAAAGTGACAGCGATTGA
- the dynlt1b gene encoding dynein light chain Tctex-type 1 has protein sequence MDDFNTGEETAFVVDEVTSIIKESVEGAIGGNAYQHNRVNQWTTNVVEQCLSQLTKLGKPFKYIVTCIIMQKNGAGLQTASSCFWDNTTDGSCTVRWENKSMYCIVSVFGLAI, from the exons ACTGCCTTTGTTGTAGACGAAGTGACCTCCATCATCAAGGAG TCTGTAGAAGGAGCCATCGGCGGAAATGCCTATCAACACAACAGAGTCAATCAGTGGACAACTAATGTAGTAGAGCAGTGTCTAAGCCAGCTGACCAAGCTAGGAAAGCCCTTCAAATACATAG TGACGTGCATCATAATGCAAAAGAATGGGGCGGGGCTACAGACGGCCAGTTCGTGCTTCTGGGACAACACTACTGACG GAAGCTGCACTGTCAGATGGGAGAATAAGTCCATGTATTGCATCGTCAGTGTCTTTGGGCTGGCTATCTGA
- the tmem181 gene encoding transmembrane protein 181 isoform X3, whose translation MRLYTLSKRHFVLVFVVFLICFGLTVFIGIAGPKILYESTYSGTTLLAGNATVKSGPFNLKSPPLTTYHQQVWLTCEIQPDQTNGVEFNQQFEINVGLKGVMQDTSVMQINNNVHQKSRTLHCAQKCDEIIVVHLGYLNYTQYQINVSFKGLENLTFNIKEVNFTWKLYNPSFSQVEIWFRFVFVVLTFMVTCMFAHSLRKFSMRDWGIEQKWMSILLPLLLLYNDPFFPLSFLVNSWFPGMLDALFQAVFLCSLLLFWLCVYHGIRVQGERKCLTFYLPKLVIVGLLWLSAVTLGIWQTVNELHDPTYRYQVDIHNFQGMKTFFLVVACIYVLYLIFLIVRACSELKNMPYSDLRLKFLTALTFVVLIISMAILYLRFGAKVLQDNFVAELSTHYQNSAEFLSFYGLLNFYLYTLAFVYSPSKNALYDSQLKDNPAFSMLNDSDDEVIYGSDYEEMPLQNGRAIKATAKYQDESDSD comes from the exons ATGCGCCTCTACACGCTCTCCAAACGGCATTTCGTCTTGGTGTTTGTAGTTTTCTTAATCTGCTTCGGGCTCACGGTCTTCATCGGAATAGCAG gtCCTAAAATACTCTATGAGTCAACATACAGTGGTACCACGCTGCTGGCTGGGAACGCCACTGTGAAG TCCGGACCGTTCAACTTAAAATCTCCACCGCTGACCACCTACCACCAACAGGTGTGGCTCACCTGTGAGATCCAGCCGGATCAGACCAATG GGGTGGAGTTCAACCAGCAGTTTGAGATCAACGTGGGCCTGAAGGGGGTGATGCAGGACACCAGCGTGATGCAAATCAACAACAACGTGCACCAGAAATCCCGCACCCTGCACTGCGCACAG AAATGCGATGAGATCATCGTGGTGCACCTGGGTTATCTGAACTACACGCAGTATCAGATCAACGTCAGCTTCAAAGGTCTGGAGAACCTCACCTTCAACATCAAGGAGGTCAACTTCACA tGGAAGCTGTACAACCCCTCCTTCTCGCAGGTGGAGATCTGGTTTCGGTTTGTCTTCGTGGTTTTAACCTTCATGGTGACG TGCATGTTTGCTCACTCCCTGCGCAAGTTCTCCATGAGGGACTGGGGCATTGAGCAGAAGTGGATGTCCATCCTATTACCACTGCTCCTGCTCTATAACG ATCCCTTCTTCCCGCTGTCGTTCCTGGTGAACAGCTGGTTCCCGGGAATGCTGGACGCCCTTTTCCAGGCAGTGTTCCTGTGCTCCCTGCTGCTGTTCTGGCTCTGCGTCTACCACGGGATTAGGGTTCAG ggagagagaaagtgcctGACGTTCTACCTGCCCAAGCTGGTTATCGTTGGGCTTCTGTGGCTGTCGGCCGTGACCCTGGGGATCTGGCAGAC agTGAACGAGCTTCATGATCCTACATACCGGTACCAAGTAGATATTCACAATTTTCAG GGAATGAAGACGTTCTTTCTGGTGGTGGCTTGCATTTACGTCCTGTATTTAATATTCCTGATTGTCCGAGCGTGCTCTGAGCTGAAGAACATGCCTTACTCAG atCTACGACTAAAGTTCCTGACAGCTCTGACCTTTGTGGTACTGATAATCAG TATGGCGATACTTTACCTGAGGTTTGGAGCCAAGGTCCTGCAAGACAACTTTGTGGCAGAGCTGTCCACGCACTACCAGAATT CAGCCGAATTTCTCTCCTTCTATGGCCTACTCAACTTCTACCTCTACACTCTCGCTTTTGTGTACTCGCCTTCAAAAAATGCCCTCTATG ACTCACAATTGAAGGACAATCCTGCTTTTTCAATGCTGAACGACTCGGACGATGAAGTCATATACGG GAGTGACTACGAAGAGATGCCTCTACAAAATGGCCGTGCCATCAAAGCGACAGCCAAGTACCAGGATGAAAGTGACAGCGATTGA
- the tmem181 gene encoding transmembrane protein 181 isoform X2, whose protein sequence is MDRLAPMRLYTLSKRHFVLVFVVFLICFGLTVFIGIAGPKILYESTYSGTTLLAGNATVKSGPFNLKSPPLTTYHQQVWLTCEIQPDQTNGVEFNQQFEINVGLKGVMQDTSVMQINNNVHQKSRTLHCAQKCDEIIVVHLGYLNYTQYQINVSFKGLENLTFNIKEVNFTWKLYNPSFSQVEIWFRFVFVVLTFMVTCMFAHSLRKFSMRDWGIEQKWMSILLPLLLLYNDPFFPLSFLVNSWFPGMLDALFQAVFLCSLLLFWLCVYHGIRVQGERKCLTFYLPKLVIVGLLWLSAVTLGIWQTVNELHDPTYRYQVDIHNFQGMKTFFLVVACIYVLYLIFLIVRACSELKNMPYSDLRLKFLTALTFVVLIISMAILYLRFGAKVLQDNFVAELSTHYQNSAEFLSFYGLLNFYLYTLAFVYSPSKNALYDSQLKDNPAFSMLNDSDDEVIYGSDYEEMPLQNGRAIKATAKYQDESDSD, encoded by the exons ATGGATCG GCTGGCTCCCATGCGCCTCTACACGCTCTCCAAACGGCATTTCGTCTTGGTGTTTGTAGTTTTCTTAATCTGCTTCGGGCTCACGGTCTTCATCGGAATAGCAG gtCCTAAAATACTCTATGAGTCAACATACAGTGGTACCACGCTGCTGGCTGGGAACGCCACTGTGAAG TCCGGACCGTTCAACTTAAAATCTCCACCGCTGACCACCTACCACCAACAGGTGTGGCTCACCTGTGAGATCCAGCCGGATCAGACCAATG GGGTGGAGTTCAACCAGCAGTTTGAGATCAACGTGGGCCTGAAGGGGGTGATGCAGGACACCAGCGTGATGCAAATCAACAACAACGTGCACCAGAAATCCCGCACCCTGCACTGCGCACAG AAATGCGATGAGATCATCGTGGTGCACCTGGGTTATCTGAACTACACGCAGTATCAGATCAACGTCAGCTTCAAAGGTCTGGAGAACCTCACCTTCAACATCAAGGAGGTCAACTTCACA tGGAAGCTGTACAACCCCTCCTTCTCGCAGGTGGAGATCTGGTTTCGGTTTGTCTTCGTGGTTTTAACCTTCATGGTGACG TGCATGTTTGCTCACTCCCTGCGCAAGTTCTCCATGAGGGACTGGGGCATTGAGCAGAAGTGGATGTCCATCCTATTACCACTGCTCCTGCTCTATAACG ATCCCTTCTTCCCGCTGTCGTTCCTGGTGAACAGCTGGTTCCCGGGAATGCTGGACGCCCTTTTCCAGGCAGTGTTCCTGTGCTCCCTGCTGCTGTTCTGGCTCTGCGTCTACCACGGGATTAGGGTTCAG ggagagagaaagtgcctGACGTTCTACCTGCCCAAGCTGGTTATCGTTGGGCTTCTGTGGCTGTCGGCCGTGACCCTGGGGATCTGGCAGAC agTGAACGAGCTTCATGATCCTACATACCGGTACCAAGTAGATATTCACAATTTTCAG GGAATGAAGACGTTCTTTCTGGTGGTGGCTTGCATTTACGTCCTGTATTTAATATTCCTGATTGTCCGAGCGTGCTCTGAGCTGAAGAACATGCCTTACTCAG atCTACGACTAAAGTTCCTGACAGCTCTGACCTTTGTGGTACTGATAATCAG TATGGCGATACTTTACCTGAGGTTTGGAGCCAAGGTCCTGCAAGACAACTTTGTGGCAGAGCTGTCCACGCACTACCAGAATT CAGCCGAATTTCTCTCCTTCTATGGCCTACTCAACTTCTACCTCTACACTCTCGCTTTTGTGTACTCGCCTTCAAAAAATGCCCTCTATG ACTCACAATTGAAGGACAATCCTGCTTTTTCAATGCTGAACGACTCGGACGATGAAGTCATATACGG GAGTGACTACGAAGAGATGCCTCTACAAAATGGCCGTGCCATCAAAGCGACAGCCAAGTACCAGGATGAAAGTGACAGCGATTGA